The region ACCTGTGCATGTTGACGATATTTGGCAGGTGGTTCGTTACCAATTTTGGTTCGAATAAATGGTTTTTTATAAAAAAGTGCCCGATAATTATCCGCCTGAAGCAGATTCAAGTTGTGCCGGTAAAAACTTTCAATCGAATCGACAAACGCACCATATCCTTTATTTTCAAATGTTTTCACTTTCAAATCCTGCAGATTATCTTTAATCCCATGAACAAAAAAGTGATCCTTATGATGCGCAATGCATTGATCAGTCAATTCCAGCAACAATGCCTTATTAATAATATAAACGCCGGTAAACAGCTTGGAATTTTGCTTGTCATTTGTAAGGTCTTTAACCCAGCCATCCGCATCAGCCTCAATTCGGAATCGGGAATCATGTTCTTTATTCAGTTCTTCTATGTTAGTTGTAATTAATGTCACATCTGCCCCGCTTTGAAGATGTGCGATAAATGCATCGTGATAATCGGTATTTGTAATAAACTGACTGCCACTGACAAGTACATAGGATGATTTTCCACGTTCAAAATAATCTCGGTTGTTATGGAAAAAGCGCAAATCCCCTTTTGAAATATCAGACGGATCATTCCAATCCGGCGGCAGGATAAACAATCCACCATGTCTGCGTCCCACGCCCCAGTCACCACCTGATCCAAGATGATCCATCAATGAACGGTATTTGTTGGGAACGAAAATAGCAATCTCCTCTACATCCGAATTTCTCATGTTGGAAAGCGGAAAGTCGATCAAACGATATTTTCCTGCAAATGGAATAGTAGCTCCATTTCGGAAATAAGTTAATTCGTGAAAAAAGTGGTGTTCATGACCAAGATTGATAAGCCCCATCATCGTTTCCATGTGTTGCCCTCCTCCGGGTTTTTGATATGTGTATTATGAATAAAGTTCTTCTTCATCTTTCTCCAAGGTAGCTTCTATGTGCTCAAGTGAATGTTGATCAATGACGAGCGGCTCTTCATCGGCACTGATAGAAATATGTGTACCAGCCGGAATTTCCGTGTTTTCCTTGACAATCACGCGCTCCAGTGTAACGTTTTCCCCCACTGTAACTCCTGGGTGCAGAATCGATCGACATACCTTTGAACCCTTGCCTATTTTCACATTTTCAAATAAAACGGAGCTGTCAACCTTACCGCATATCCAGCAACCGGAATTAATGAGTGAATAAGTCACTTCCGCAGTTTCATCGATATACTCGGGCGGGATATTCGACTCATTGGAATAGACACGGCGATTTTTATTATTTAAGCTAAGTTGCAGATCTTCATCAAGCAGATCCATATTGGCTTCCCAGTAACTTTGAACGGTTCCGACATCTTTCCAGTAACCCGTAAATTGATAGGCATACATATGGCATTCATCACCCAACATCGCCGGGATAATGTCCTTGCCAAAATCATGACTGGAGTATTCGTTATTGGCATCTTGTTGCAGATAGGATTTCAATACTTTCCATGTGAACATATAAATTCCCATCGATGCCAGATTACTTTTGGGGTGTTCCGGTTTTTCCGCAAATTCATAAATACGTCCATTATCCAATGTGTGCAAAATACCAAACCTTGAGGCTTCTTCCCAGGCAACAGGCATGACAGAAATGGTTGCATCCGCCCCTGTACGTTTATGCTGTTCAAGAAGTTGACCATAGTCCATTTGATAAATATGATCACCAGAGATAACCAGGACATATTCCGGGTCATGCTCATCAATAAAATGAGTATTCTGATAAATGGCATCAGCAGTTCCATTATACCAGTCCCCACCATTCCTTTCTGTATAAGGGGATAGCACGGTCATGGCACCATCCATGCGATTCAAATCCCATGCCTCTCCGTTACCAATATGGCGGTTTAACTCGAGGGGAGAATATTGTGTCATCACACCGACATGCTGCATGCCGGAATTGACACAGTTACTTAATGTAAAATCAATAATCCGGTATTTCCCTCCAAATGGAACAGCCGGTTTGGCCAGATTTTTGGTTAAGGCACCAAGGCGTTTTCCCTCTCCACCAGCAAGTAGCATCCCAACACAGTTTTTCACAATTTGACGCCTCCTGATTTATATTTTGTTTCGTTCCAACATGCACCAGACCCAAGCACTTCCTTTTCGTTCCGTCCATGCACCGCTAAATGCAGTCTTTCGTTTTTCTTTTAAAAATCGCAACTCCTAAAGGGGGGATTTTAACCTTGATATGTTGCAATTCACCATGCCATTTCTCGGGGTAACTGAAATGCTTGTCTCCATTTGTTTGACCGGATCCTCCAAAGTCTACTGCATCGGAATTAAAAATTTCCTCATATATACCCGATTCAGGAACACCCACTTTATAGTCATAATGTACATTCGGTGTGAAATTGCAGACAATGATCAGTTCCTCCCGGGGATTCGAACTTCTCCTGCAAAAGGCGATGATACTTTGCTCGATGTTATGCGGATCGATCCATAAGAAACCCTCCGGACTGTGATCGAGTTCGTAAAACGCCGGATGGTCCCGATAGAAATGATTCAGCGTCTTGACGTATTGCTGCATTTGATAATGAAGCGGGAATTCCAACAAATGCCAGTCAAGTTCCTCCAGGTCTTTCCATTCGGCATATTGTGCCAGCTCCCCGCCCATAAATAACAGTTTCTTACCGGGATGTGCCATCATATAGCCGTATAACAATCGCAAATTGGCGAATTGCTGCCACTGATCACCGGGCATTTTATCGAGTAATGATTTTTTTCCATGAATAACCTCGTCATGCGAAAGCGGAAGCAGAAAGTTTTCCGAATGGGTGTACATAAACGAGAATGTCAGCTGGTTATGATGCCACTTGCGATGAACCGGATCTTTTTCCATATAATCCAGCATGTCATTCATCCAGCCCATATTCCATTTAAAGTTAAATCCGAGGCCACCTTTGTATGTTGGTGCAGTAACGAGCGGCACATCCGAACTGTCCTCGGCCATCATCAATGTATTCGGTTCATGGCTAAAAACGACTTCATTCAGCTTGCGGATAAATGCATAGGCTTCGAGATTTTCTTCTCCCCCATAGGTGTTGAAAATTTTCACCTCGTTATCGGACTTGCCAAAATTCAGATATAGCATACTGGCCACCGCATCTGTCCGTAAACCGTCTATGTGGTATTCCTCCAGCCAGAAAAGGGCATTGGAAATAAGAAAGCTTTGCACTTCCGGACGTCCATAATCAAAAGCAAGTGTCCCCCATCCCTTTTTTTCTGCTTTTTGCGGGTCGCTGTATTCATATAAAGGTTCCCCATCAAATTGCCGGAGTCCGAATGCGTCTTTGCAAAAATGGCTTGGAACCCAGTCCATAATCACCCCGATCCCATGTATATGACATTGATCAACGAAATATTTAAAATCATCGGGAGAACCGTAACGGGATGTAACTGAGAAATAGCCGGTAATCTGGTAGCCCCACGACCGATCAAAGGGATGTTCCGCAAGTGGAAGCAACTCAATATGGGTAAATCCAAGCGTTTTGACATATGGTATTAGTTCATGAGCAAGTTCCCGGTACGTATAAAATTCTTCGGCATCCTTTGTTTCCCATGGTTTTAGTTTTGTCACTTGCTTTGTCTTCCACGTTCCCAAGTGAGCTTCATAAATGGAAATTGGCGCTGTATGCGGGTTGTATGTTTTCTTTCCTTCCTGCCATTGTTGATCATTCCAATTATATGTTGAGGTTGCTGGAGTCAAAGATGCTGTTGCCGGGCGAACTTCAGCTGTCCTGGCATATGGGTCTGCTTTCATAAACGACGCTCCATTTTGTGGCTGTATTTCATATTTATATGGCGTATTTTCCGGAATACCAGTGAAAAATCCTGCCCAGACACCTTGATCGGTAATCCGTCGCAATACGTGCCGGTCGCCCTGCCAATCATTAAAGTCCCCCACAACCCGGACTTCCTTCGCGTGTGGCGCCCAAACCACAAAACGATACCCTCGCTTGTTTTCCCATAAAATTTCGCGGCAACCGAGCAACTGCTGGCTATAGTAATTTGTTCCCTGGTGAAACAGATACAGGTCTTCTTCAGAAATG is a window of Lentibacillus daqui DNA encoding:
- the glgB gene encoding 1,4-alpha-glucan branching protein GlgB, with protein sequence MSYSISEEDLYLFHQGTNYYSQQLLGCREILWENKRGYRFVVWAPHAKEVRVVGDFNDWQGDRHVLRRITDQGVWAGFFTGIPENTPYKYEIQPQNGASFMKADPYARTAEVRPATASLTPATSTYNWNDQQWQEGKKTYNPHTAPISIYEAHLGTWKTKQVTKLKPWETKDAEEFYTYRELAHELIPYVKTLGFTHIELLPLAEHPFDRSWGYQITGYFSVTSRYGSPDDFKYFVDQCHIHGIGVIMDWVPSHFCKDAFGLRQFDGEPLYEYSDPQKAEKKGWGTLAFDYGRPEVQSFLISNALFWLEEYHIDGLRTDAVASMLYLNFGKSDNEVKIFNTYGGEENLEAYAFIRKLNEVVFSHEPNTLMMAEDSSDVPLVTAPTYKGGLGFNFKWNMGWMNDMLDYMEKDPVHRKWHHNQLTFSFMYTHSENFLLPLSHDEVIHGKKSLLDKMPGDQWQQFANLRLLYGYMMAHPGKKLLFMGGELAQYAEWKDLEELDWHLLEFPLHYQMQQYVKTLNHFYRDHPAFYELDHSPEGFLWIDPHNIEQSIIAFCRRSSNPREELIIVCNFTPNVHYDYKVGVPESGIYEEIFNSDAVDFGGSGQTNGDKHFSYPEKWHGELQHIKVKIPPLGVAIFKRKTKDCI
- a CDS encoding glucose-1-phosphate adenylyltransferase; its protein translation is MVKNCVGMLLAGGEGKRLGALTKNLAKPAVPFGGKYRIIDFTLSNCVNSGMQHVGVMTQYSPLELNRHIGNGEAWDLNRMDGAMTVLSPYTERNGGDWYNGTADAIYQNTHFIDEHDPEYVLVISGDHIYQMDYGQLLEQHKRTGADATISVMPVAWEEASRFGILHTLDNGRIYEFAEKPEHPKSNLASMGIYMFTWKVLKSYLQQDANNEYSSHDFGKDIIPAMLGDECHMYAYQFTGYWKDVGTVQSYWEANMDLLDEDLQLSLNNKNRRVYSNESNIPPEYIDETAEVTYSLINSGCWICGKVDSSVLFENVKIGKGSKVCRSILHPGVTVGENVTLERVIVKENTEIPAGTHISISADEEPLVIDQHSLEHIEATLEKDEEELYS
- the glgD gene encoding glucose-1-phosphate adenylyltransferase subunit GlgD, which encodes METMMGLINLGHEHHFFHELTYFRNGATIPFAGKYRLIDFPLSNMRNSDVEEIAIFVPNKYRSLMDHLGSGGDWGVGRRHGGLFILPPDWNDPSDISKGDLRFFHNNRDYFERGKSSYVLVSGSQFITNTDYHDAFIAHLQSGADVTLITTNIEELNKEHDSRFRIEADADGWVKDLTNDKQNSKLFTGVYIINKALLLELTDQCIAHHKDHFFVHGIKDNLQDLKVKTFENKGYGAFVDSIESFYRHNLNLLQADNYRALFYKKPFIRTKIGNEPPAKYRQHAQVKKSIVANGCVIEGNVEGSVLFRGVSVTEGATVKDSIIMQRCTIDSGVHLENVILDKDVHVTANQQLIGSKEKPYVIAKNRVL